AACATAGTTGGCGGTACCGTGGTGCTTCACCGGCATGAAGAACAGCTTGACGCGGTCGAACAGCTGGACGCCGTTCGTCGACGATATGCCCATGTAGAGGAACACACCGAGTAAGACGGACATTGGTACGCGCCGCAGCAGCGGCGCCATCAGCACGCTCACGCCGATCAATATGGCGACCAGCAGAGCGCTGACCCTCTGCTCCTTGACCTCGACGATGTGCGGTTTGTCGCCGGGCGCGTGGGTCCGCGACATCACCGTCACCGCGGACACGTGCGTCAGCGATCGGACCGACGCCGCGCAGCACCACGGCGCGCCCATCAGCCCACAACCGACGTTCATCAGGCACACCACAACTATGTCCATGTGATAACCGTTACCCTTGCGCAGCTTCCGCTCCTTCTTGTCGATGATTAGCCTGGAACAATCCAACGTGAAACGGCCGTTATTACCTTCCTTCGCTTGTTCACCTTACTCTTCCTTTTACTATATGCACACTCATTACAGTAGTTGCCACTCGTTTTTCCATTCGAGTATGCTCGATTCATCCTCTGTTCGAGTCGCGAGTACGCGTTCGCGTTTCCATTGAAATAGTTGAAACAGAACCAATCGGCTCTCTAGGTCGGCCTTTTCTCCTAGGTAACGTTTTTCGGCAGACAATTTTTTGTCGCGTCGACGATACATCCGGTCGATTCTACTTCAAGTCAAGCTTTACGACGAACCGTGTGGTTCGCGCTATCAACGAAATTTCATATTGCTGAATACATTCGATTCGATACGGAGCGGCGCGCGACACGTCCATTCGCATGCGTTAAATTTCCTAACGGAATCGTCATCGGTTTTTCGATTAAAATAACATCGCGGACGCGTTCAGCGATAAAAGAATCATCGACGTTTCGTCTCGAGGATATATCGTTATGACGCGAGCGAACGTTGTCGcgtacaaagtattttataaataaaatttcgttaCGTAGGCAGTGACGAGGTCtaaccgcgcgcgcgcgcgcgtgtgtgtgtgtgtgttgctgCCTATCGACTGCGCGCGTGGACGATCTCACGGCGGGCAGGTACgaggtttcttttttctttttttttttttataactgaCGGGGTAGGTAAGTATCGCGCGTGGCTCGAACGCGGTAGGAATAAGAAACAACTAAAAATCGATTGATCCGATCAGTTCTCGTACACGGGTTTTTCGCGAACACCTCTCGTTCTTCGTACGCGAAGCTACACGACTACATCAACGACCGAACGTTCAAAAAAGATCGAGAAAAGCTTACTCGGAGATTTGAGTTTCCATGAAGACGAGAATGTAGACGAGCAACGCGGGTACGATGCACGCCATGGCCATCCAGAGGGGAATCGGCTTTTTTAGTCCGCCCGGCGAGACGATCCAGCTCCTGTCGGCTATCGTCGGGGACAAGCCTTCGGGGACCAGCAGCTTCTCGGTCTTGACCTTGGCCAGGTAATCCATCAACGCGAACACGATGATGCTGATCGGCACACCGAAATCGCCGAAGGCTCTCCTGGCGCTTCGGCCGAGGTAATGACTGTTACGGAAAATACGTAGGTAGTAGGCGCCTAGGAAAGTGCCGAGACACAGGATTGTGCACATCAGAGCGGTGTTGGGTTGATTGATCAGCAAACCGGTAAGGTTGCGACCAGGTATCAAGACTCGTGGCTGTTCCATCGACAAGGTCTCGATATCGCCGGTTATCGGCGAGACGACCTTCATCTCGGTGACGTTCACCTCCGTGACAAAGCCCAAGGTCTGGTTGGTCTCCGGGACGAAGCTGTACTCGTCCAGCAGCGGATTCTTCGCGAAATAATTGTACAGCTTGATGAACGTCTCGACGATGTACAACAGCGAGATCAGACCCGTGAAGATCTCCTCGGTGAAACGGGTGAATAGTCTGACCAGCACGGATCCCTCAACGCTGGCGATGGCCAGCGCGATGATTCCCATCCACGCGCCCACGTACACTCTGACCGTGAGAAACTCGAGGTCGTTCGCCCGGCAAAAGTTGTAGAGACTCTCGTCGAAGAGCAGCAGGGGTCCGGTCGTGCCAATGATTACCAGAGGCTGGGTGGAGAACAGAGCCATCACGATCCCGGTCCACGAGCCGGAGACCAACGTTTCCGATATGCCGATCACGTCGTTCGTCTTGTCGCTCATCAGCCCTCCGAACGTGATCGCGGTGCACAGAGCCGCAAAGTACATGAAGATCGCGGCTGCCAGACAGGAGGAACTCAGACCGTCCGTAAAGTCGGACAAATAGAAGGGATAGCGTCTCTTGATGTCGTTGATCAGACCGCCGAACGGACGTTTCGTTCTGCGAAGGGGATCGTCGTCGCCGggcggtttcttttcttcctcgcCAGCGAGAAGAGCTAAAATCGAAGAAATAATTCAACATATACTGTACGTACGCCCGTAGGTTGTGGTACAGGTGTAGGGGTACAAggtgtatgtacatatatctaCATAGGTGTATGCGCGTATACATAGGTGCGCGACGAGCGCAGGTTACGCCGCTCTGGCATCTACTCTCGTGGTCTGTGTAGGCTACGCACCCTTTTTAACCGCAGCCTCGCTCTGCACCGGCTTGCTCTTCTCCTCGAGGGCCTTGGCCTTGCGATTTCTGATGGCCTCGCTCTTGGCTTTCAGCTCGCTGAACGGCAACAGGGCCTGCCTCTCCCAATCGCCGGGCGGCAACACGATCGAATCGTCGAGAAACTCGTTGATGGCTGACAAAAGCTCGCGTCTCTCGTTCGCTTTGTACGCGATTTTGTGGAAGGACGTGTTGGCCATCAGCGTGGCGATCGACCTACCGATCTCGTGGTAGTCGAGGTCGCCGTTTCTCGGTCCCAGCAACGTGAACATAAATCTCACCGGTATGTTCACCTCCGTGATCGAGGACATGATCACGCCCTTTGCCAGCCTGACGAACGCTATCGTCGGCTGGTCGAGAAAGTCGACCGCGCCGACTAGCACGACCGTCGCCTCGGCGCCCGCCGGGATTCTCTTCAAGATGTACTCGTTCTGACCACCCCTCTTCAGGTCCTCGTTGCTGCTGGTGTAGGTCATCTCTTCCTTTATGTCCACCACGGTGTGATTGCCGTCCGAAATCAGCTTCGACGAGACGATCTTCGGTTTCGAGTCGTTTAGATTCTACGGTCGAGAAACGAACAAATCAAACTCTTTTTAAAACGAGCGTCTCGCGGTATTCGCGATGGTTCGTCAATGGTATGCGAACGGTTGCGCGATGCACAATGATTCTCGAATTCGGGGCAAGACAGACAGATGGAGAAATAGACACgcgaacagagagaaagagaaatttcGCTCGCCGGTAGGGGCGGACAATTGATCAGCCGGATAGGATAATTTTCACTTTGGCTTCGGCTttggcttcggcttcggctttggcttcggcttcggcttcggcttcggcgaacgaacgaaaaaatgttcgaaacaGAAATTTTCTCGTTCGCGAACCAACAACGTTATCAGAGACGTCCGCGATTTTATACGCGCAGAGGCGAATGGCAATATATACCTGTCAACCCCACAGAAAATGAAACTCGCAAGCGGTTTACTACCAACTAAagagaaaattgaagaaaatggTATATCGTTGATATCGCTGAGAAAAACTAAAAAACGAGGGTTCGACGAATGGAATAGTGCAGTCGGAATTGATCGCCGAACCAACGAACGGTATGCGACACAACGGTGAAGACAACATTCGTACATGGAAGATCGTGATCAACGAAAAAGTAAGCGCAAAACAGAACTGAAGAGAACGGGAACGGAACGAAACGGAACATAACAGAACGTAAATAATGGAATAGAATAGAacagtaagagagagagagagagagagagagagagagagagagagaaagagtgtaaAACGATTCGCAAGCCATATACAGGAGCGACATACAGATCCAGGAGTGACATGGACTTACAGGTGTCGCGTTCGACAAGCGAATCCTAGAAAGACTATTTTTCCAAGAGCTACTCGATTGCTCTACGCACGATGCCTCTCGTTTGCTTGGCGCGTCTCTTTGACGGAGATTGCGAACGTCTCGAAGCAAGAACCGTTCGCCAACCCTTCTTTTTTAATCGgactttctttcttcttttttttttttgtattttcagAGCTCTCGATTTGGGTTGCGACGTTGAACGAAACAAGTCCTTGTAGTTCTCGCAAAAACGTTTGCGAACAGTTGGCAGTCGAGTACGCGTAGAGGATAGAGGTGTTTCGCGGAGATGTTACGATCGGTCGGTTCGTTCGTTCCCCGGTTAGGGGCGAATCTTGCACAGACGGGAAAGCGAGGATACGCGACGAAGAATTTGTCGGTCGAAAGAACGAGGAAAACGGTTGCCCTGTAAGTTCATGCGGTAAGACGTTAAATGTGCGTTCGGTGTGGTGATCTGGCGATGGGGCGAGGCTACGCTCTAGCGAAATAAGGTTGAAAATACTGCGATCGAGATTCGGGAAACGAGAGAGATTTACATGTTCGGTTACATGGTTCTCAGAGGGTTCCCGCGCAGCGTCTTCTTCCTCCAGACCGACGGACTGCGAAAATAACATTAGGACACACCGTCAGTCAGTCAGGCCTCTCCCGTCTCTTCTACGGATTTCTATCGATTATTTCACGTGGCCGAACGTGGTAGAACGTGGTAGAACGTGGTAGAACGTGGTCGAACATGCTACGCCGTGTACCGTGTGTACGCCTTATGCGCGGCAACGGTGTTGGACGGGCGTTATCTATCGAGGCGCGGAACAAACGTTAATCACTGGGTTACTCGTGTTACGCGGACTCGGATCGGACTCTCTCGTACTCGGTTACGTTCGACGCGATCATCGGATACCGCCGACGTCCAACTCGTTTTACCGAACAACTGGATCGAACTCTGTCCAAGAAATTTATAACGTTCGACAAGAAAACTGTTTCGGAAAGAATACGCGCGAAACTGGCAAAAAGACGAAGAGACGAAAagacaaaaagacaaaaaacaGACGAATAGAAGGTCTCGTTGGTAAAGTAGGGCAGCGTAGACCGGGATACCCGAGCGGCCGACGTCGAAAGAGGATAGCTACCTGGAGGCTGTTGTAGCTGGAGTAGGTTCTCTTTCCGCCGAATCGGAAGCCGCGATCGTGATCGTGCACGTGTTTGTGCCTGAGAAGCAGAGCCCTCTTGACCACGGCCTCGTCCTCGGGAAGGATCAGCTCCTCGATCACCATCTGCTCGACCACTCGATGAGCCAGACCCGGGAGGTCCTTGCCCTCCAGGTCGAGCAGGACCACGCCGGTTTCGAGGCATCTGCGGAGGTTCAGCAGCGAGTGGAAGCTCAAAGAGGCGACGTGGGGCCTGCCCCATCGGTCCGCGCCCTCCTCGACATCCTCCTCGTATTTGATCCACCTGGCCGTCTCTCGCCATTCCCTTTCCTCACCGACACCGTGCAACTCGTCGAGCTGGACAAACACCTCGTGCGGCGAGTGGTCGTACATCTTCTTGAAGGTGTCGTGCGGTATGCCACCCTCTTTCTTCCGGCCGATCTGCACCGTCGAGTAGGCTGCTTTGTGACGCCTCATTCCCCGCGGATCGTCGCTCCTGTGTGACTCCAAATCGTCGATGTCCAGCTCCTGCAGCGTGCTCGCCTCCTCCGGTTGCACGCTGACCCGCCGTGCGAGCACGCTCGACCCGTCCGGGAGACCCGCTCCCGATCTCTTTCTCCATTGTGGGTCCTCTTGCAGCGAATACTTTCGCGACTTGTGATGGTGTCTCCTGCAATCGAACGTACCAATCGTGAAACCACcatcctattatcctatcctatcctatcctatcctatcctatcctatcctatccgatagaCAGCTAACTTTGATCTTTGAACTTGAAACGTTAAGAACGAACCGAACTTGGGTCCGATATCGTTCGCAAAGCGGAATCTTAGTTTCTTATCGAGAGTTAAAAAAAGATTCGTGGGGAACCGCCGCACACGAATGCACGATGCACGAGGATGCAATGCGGGTTCGTTTGCCAGCGGCGCAGCGAAAAGCTATAAACAATAGCATACCCGTTGACACGAGGCACGCCGGACCGAGTGCCAGAACTGTTTTTGCGCATGACCCTGACAGTCGCGGCCGCGCCGGCTGTGATCTTGCCATCGACGAAGATCGGACGGATCGTCGTCGCACAGGTCTTTGCCTGACCGAGTCGAAACGACGGGACGGCACgtgacgcgatgcgacgcgacggatAGTCCAACCACCGATAGTCCCGTTCGGAAATCTTTCGCTCTTCGCCCGATCGGTGAAACGATAACGTTCGACGACTTTTTGTCCCCTGTTCATGCCGTGAAATTCCCAAACTCGGAACGAATCTGTCACGGGTCACGGCTCACGGGTCACGGCACGAGATCAAATCGACTCTGAATCGTGTCGTTCGCGGACGTCGGGTATTCGCGATCGTAAGCTGTACGCTTACGGAAGAAAACGTTCGAATCCAAGGTTCGCGCGGAGGCATCGAAAGCTTCTTCGACGATCGAACGATTTGCGCAAAGTTGCGACGTTTCTTCGAAAAGGGCACGCGACTCACGCCGTTGGACGGGTTCGAGTAGACGGAAGCGAGTAGCCGGAAGGAAGCGAGGAGCGTCGTCGGGCCGTGGATGGTCCGAATTTCTGTTCGGTCCGAGCGGTGGTTTACCGGATGGCGTAAATGGAAAGAGATACTTTTTCAGCAGCCTGATGCGACCGATGTCCATGGTGTAGCGGTCGGGCCGGCCATCGTAATGCGGGAACATGGTTGTCGAGGgttacgagagagagagagagagagagagagagagagagagagagagagagagagcgacgaCAATCTCATTCGTTCGCGAGAGTCGAAACAACCCGCGGGAGACCGAGCCGCGTCGAGACTAATTAGAAGAATACGGAGCCAGTGGCCTCGTCCATCAGACTGCCTGGTACGCTCGCAGAGACAAGGCGAATCTCTGGCCGAAGGCCATGACATTAGACAGCAATTGCGAACTGTTTCGCGGCCCTCCCGCTAAACATCGTGCAATTATCTAATACCGGTGTTACGCGCGTGAAGTGAAACTGCCCGGAGCATTTTCGGGACGGTACCCACCTCTTTCGACGCTTTTATCGGTGCCGATAGTTACCGGTGCGGTGCTGTGGTTGTTACTCTAGCTTGCGCGCGCTGCGATCTCTCTGCTCAACAAGTTTTATACGTTCGTTCGATCGATATCTCGTAGACCTAACATCGACACGATCGGTAAAGGAAGGGACACCGCGGAGCACGCGAGCCCACGAATCGGTCCCCTGGGCGCTGTTCTAACTCGGCTCGCGTCGAAACCAACGAAACTAAGCCTACTCGGGCGGGACTCCGTGCAAACAACTCGAGAAACCCGGATACGTAGTAGCTAGGTAATTTATCGTTACCGGATGTAACAGCGACAGTACCTACGTAGAAAAAACAGTTTTGCGTGAAATTCGATTGCGAAAGCGGAGGAAAGGGTCTCTCGTTGCTTCGCCACCGCGGGAAGCGAGATTTCTTCGCGAAACGCGGAAACGCGGAAACGCGAACAAACCCCCCGACGCGACGTACCGGAAGCGATAATCAAACGGGCCTCGATTTGTTTCGATCCGGGGTTTGCGACCGATATTGAAATCACCGCGGTTAAGTCACGCTACCGGATTGATCGGGCCGATATCGTGATTTGCCACCGATCGATGCTCTCGCGATGCGTACATACCACGTGTATAAGGTGGCGGCGCGCGCGGCGTTACACCGCAAACCTCGATCCACGCTGCACAGAAATTAGTCGACGATGCTTCGATCGTTTATTACGGGCAAGGTCGTAACGACTGGTCGACGCGAACTCTCTTTAACGAAGCAACGGGGAAATTGGACAACGTTCGAAAGCCGTTTCGATTTCCGAATACCGCTACCATTAACCGATCGAGCAATCATTCTTCCATTCGATCGCGTAATCATTGTCGGTTCAATGTCAATCGGGCCCGATATGTCAGCTATTCGTCTACAGTTCGCGTCTACGACAAATTCGACTCAAAGTTATTTCGAAACGAACGCCTCACGCTTTACGATTGTAGGTTTTAACCATGGATTTTCATCGAACAAACCACACGAAACTATTTTGATTTTCCGATACGAAGAACCGCAACTGCATGCGCTGCTTCGTCTCGAGAAACGGCAACGAAAGCGGGGTCGTACTCGCGAATCTCAACGTTTGTTCGTCACCAGACATTGTTACCGCAGTTCTAATAACCGTGACGCAAGGCTGCGATACTATTTATAAACGAGCTCTATGTTTTTCCGAGCTCGGTTGGGCGACTATTCGTAATTCGTCGTTACAAACGACGAACCTTTAAGACGGCGTAACCGAGCGTAACAACACCATTGTTTCGATATAGGCAAGTACCGCGTTCGCGTTCACGTTGTTGGCATCCCGACCATTATAGTGGGTGACGGTCGCTTGGCATATCGCGCCTCGGGAGAGGAACGGAGGTTGCTTACACCACAGGTACGATTTAATCGCACGAAAATACCTAAACCCAGATCTGGCGCGTGCGCGCATCCCTTTTCGAGCGCAACGATAGCGATCCCTGTCTCGGTTTTCTTTTCGAACGGAAACGACTTTCTGCTCCGCAACGATTTACGATTTTCCCCAATTTCTCGCATTCTTCTTCGAGCCGGTCTTCTCGCATTTCCGTTTTTGGTGGGGGCGTAAATTCTCGATTCGGAACAGCTGCTAATCCGGCGATAGCAGGGTTTAAACTGCCCGATGGTTATCCGGGTAATTGGACACCAGTCTAACAACTCGGTTTCCCGGGTACGCGATTGCAGGAGGGGCACCTATATCAAGATCGCGCTCTCGAGATAGCGACCGAAGAGCGCGGTGAGCCGCGACGCTACACGCGTTCTACATACTTACTTGTGCTCGTGTTTCTGGTGCCTCCGACACTTCCGGTCTTCGTCGTGAGCCCCGGCGGCGGGCACGGGTGCTGTTTCCGGCGAACCGGGTGGCTCGTCCCGCTTCGACGGGTGGGAGGGCACATCCTCCTCCTTGATATTCTGAAACTGTACCCGCGGACTACCGACGGGAGGGCTGCTGTCGCTGAAACCGGAAGCGGCCCTCTCGGAGATCGGTGCCTCGCTCTCGCTGCTGAGCACGTTCTCCGTCTCTTCGGCGGTCTCCTCGGCGGTCTCCTCGTCGACGTCGGGCACGCTGCTCGACGACAGCCCGTTGTCCATCGCGTCCCCTTCCCGACCGCTGCCATTGCCACCCTGTACCTGCTGCTGACCGTTCTCCTCTTCTTGGCCGACTTCCGCTGTGGATCCTTCGCTGTAAAACACGtccattcctattctatctctctctctctctcccgctgctctctctttctgtttctgtttctgtttctgtttcccTTATTTTTTAACGACCACCTATCGGTCACACGAGGAAGCAACGGCCGTCTCTCGTATCGAGAAAATACCGATCGACGAGCTCGATAAAGTCTTTCGTTGCTCCCTCGTACGCCGGATCGACGCTTTTCGTACTACGACTTGCGTTCATTGCCTTTAACCACTTACGGTGACAGATGCCGTCGCATGGATCTCGAATGGAGGCTTTTCAGGGGTATGTACGGATGAGGGTAACTTCTTTTTCGATGTTCTAGAAAGAAAACACGCCAAAGATTAACGATCGACTCGCGTCAGCGTCCAGCGTGCAGCGGGCGCGATTCCGCATTCGACCAAATCGGATTCAAAGAACGGGATCCAGATATTATGGGAAAGCCCTGCGGAATCGAACCAACTGGAATCGCTTCGACGTCGAAGCGCAAGCAAAATCGACTCGCGCAATCGTAATTTTACCTTCgaatcgattttttttaaataacaactTATCCGAGTACATACGATTGAAGTCGCGGTCGCTATATCGCGGTGGTGGTCCTCGGTCGCGATCTCGATCTCGGTCTCGATCTCGATCGGATCCAGCAGATTCGGAGAGCGATCCGAGCCGAGCTACGTCGAACTTCTCTCCGGCGTCCATCGCGAAAACCTTCTCCATCTCCTCGTCGAGTTCCGGTCCCGTTTCCGTGCCATGACCGTCGACCTATCGCATGCAAACGTTCGAATCGTTCAAGTGGTGATCGAGTCTGGTGGTTGCTTGACCTGCTTGAAAATTTCGCGTGTTCGTGGTACACATATGTATTCGGTCCGTTATACAGGGAGGACGAGTCCACTTTGTCAACCGACTTTGTACAATCCACGTTGCCGGTGCACCGCTAACCAAAGgaatatctttttttaataaacgaATAATTCAACGCTATCGGGGTTAACATTTCTATTATAATATTCTACTTCGCTGACTGGTTCCTTCGGTAAATGTACGTCCGCGATCTTCCTCCGTCGATAGCCGATGAAAGAATCGCTTCTAAAACAATTTCTAAGAGAAATCTAGAGAACCGCTGGCTCCGCTAGCACGTAGTCAGCTACGTTTAGGATTGCTCGAAGAGAGCGGCGTCGTTTGCGCGGCTGGAAGATTCGTCGGCAACGATCGGTCGGTCCCTCGATCGTACGGGAAACGCCGACAAATTTCGAGAAGAAATCGGTAGGGAAGGGTCTCTCGTATCGTTAACAACCCCCGGGACGTCGATCAGCGAGCGACGAACAACcctcgcgtcgcgtctcgtctcgtctcgtctcgtctcgtcgtaCAGTCGGGTTGGAGGCATGCGTTTCCGCTTTTGTCTTTCCGTTTTCCGCTCACCGCGTAAATTCCCGAGTTCGGGCCGCATCTCTGTTCGACCAGTCGCGGTGCGCCGCGAATTACGTCACGGTAACGAGCGGGAACAGCGAATCGTCCCTCGGCTCGATTCGATACGCGaacaaacaaaaatttattcaaaaCTATCAGAGAGCCGACAGCTTTGCCTCGACAGTTTCCGACAATTTAGTCGAAAACGATCTCTAGGCGCTCTAGGCGATCTCTGGTCGAAAGAAAACCAAACAAGTCGACAGGAAGGCGACTGCAGCTTTTCCTGTTCGTCCACCTCTGATGGAGTTCTCGGTGTCCTAGTTTTTTCCTAGCGGACGACATAGCCGAAAGCTCGAGGTATTTTATGGACGTCGTCTAATTCGAAACGATACGAGAGATACGAAGGTTGTCGACGCGGCGAATCAAATTGTAGCGGTATCTCTTTGGCATTCTCGGGTCAATCGTCGAGAGACATTTCGATTCttatttttcgtttctctttcgaTGGTCGCGTGGATGAGTCGAACGTCCACAACGTCATGCGGTAAAACCTCGAGTCGCGGGATTCGATATCTTTAAGACCTTTTGCTCTAGAAGACGTTCAACCTGTCCATTTCTTTGCTATTCCTTCTTCGAGTCACGATTCGGTTTGAACAACGAAGACGACAAAGATCGGAGATTAAAAGAATATCGAAACAACGGGTCAGCGAGGGCGAGAATTCACGGCGAATGCTATCGAGGTTGTTTTCCGAACGCGAGCAAGGCCGAGGTGACTGGGTTCCGGAAGAGCAATCGAAAGCGCGCGAACACGATTCGTGCGAACTTGGCGAAACGGGTGGGTGGGTCACCGTATCGAACTGGCGCGTTTTCACCGGTTGTCGACGAACGATCTTTTGGCGAAACGCGAATTCCGAACGCCGAGTCGGGGGGTTGTCGAGGAAGGTCTCGAACGATGGTTCCTGGTATCCAACGGCACAGAGTCCACCCCCAACCGCCTCGACGTTCACCTCGCCGACACGGCATCTGGGCCACGCGAACTTGGACGACGGTTCCGGAACGACGAGGCAACGTGCAAACGCATTTCTCCGTGTTCGATCAAGTTTCGGGGAGCTCCACCACCGATCAAACACCACCGTATTTTGAACCGATTTTCTCCGACACTTTCACTGTTTGCGCCGGTAAAACAGCTCGATGAGAAAATCTCTTCGGACCGGAGAGGCTCGTCCCGTCGTCCTCGCTCTCGTCGATCGGCTAGCGTCCGCCGA
This window of the Halictus rubicundus isolate RS-2024b chromosome 9, iyHalRubi1_principal, whole genome shotgun sequence genome carries:
- the Ae2 gene encoding anion exchange protein Ae2 isoform X1, yielding MENTRRKLSFLGFGKRVSVDGHGTETGPELDEEMEKVFAMDAGEKFDVARLGSLSESAGSDRDRDRDRDRDRGPPPRYSDRDFNQHRKRSYPHPYIPLKSLHSRSMRRHLSPEGSTAEVGQEEENGQQQVQGGNGSGREGDAMDNGLSSSSVPDVDEETAEETAEETENVLSSESEAPISERAASGFSDSSPPVGSPRVQFQNIKEEDVPSHPSKRDEPPGSPETAPVPAAGAHDEDRKCRRHQKHEHKRHHHKSRKYSLQEDPQWRKRSGAGLPDGSSVLARRVSVQPEEASTLQELDIDDLESHRSDDPRGMRRHKAAYSTVQIGRKKEGGIPHDTFKKMYDHSPHEVFVQLDELHGVGEEREWRETARWIKYEEDVEEGADRWGRPHVASLSFHSLLNLRRCLETGVVLLDLEGKDLPGLAHRVVEQMVIEELILPEDEAVVKRALLLRHKHVHDHDRGFRFGGKRTYSSYNSLQSVGLEEEDAAREPSENHVTEHNLNDSKPKIVSSKLISDGNHTVVDIKEEMTYTSSNEDLKRGGQNEYILKRIPAGAEATVVLVGAVDFLDQPTIAFVRLAKGVIMSSITEVNIPVRFMFTLLGPRNGDLDYHEIGRSIATLMANTSFHKIAYKANERRELLSAINEFLDDSIVLPPGDWERQALLPFSELKAKSEAIRNRKAKALEEKSKPVQSEAAVKKALLAGEEEKKPPGDDDPLRRTKRPFGGLINDIKRRYPFYLSDFTDGLSSSCLAAAIFMYFAALCTAITFGGLMSDKTNDVIGISETLVSGSWTGIVMALFSTQPLVIIGTTGPLLLFDESLYNFCRANDLEFLTVRVYVGAWMGIIALAIASVEGSVLVRLFTRFTEEIFTGLISLLYIVETFIKLYNYFAKNPLLDEYSFVPETNQTLGFVTEVNVTEMKVVSPITGDIETLSMEQPRVLIPGRNLTGLLINQPNTALMCTILCLGTFLGAYYLRIFRNSHYLGRSARRAFGDFGVPISIIVFALMDYLAKVKTEKLLVPEGLSPTIADRSWIVSPGGLKKPIPLWMAMACIVPALLVYILVFMETQISELIIDKKERKLRKGNGYHMDIVVVCLMNVGCGLMGAPWCCAASVRSLTHVSAVTVMSRTHAPGDKPHIVEVKEQRVSALLVAILIGVSVLMAPLLRRVPMSVLLGVFLYMGISSTNGVQLFDRVKLFFMPVKHHGTANYVRRVQTYKMHIFTLIQILCLTVLWIVKSTRAALALPFFLILMIPLRAQMSHFFTAAELRALDSKGSDHESFEEEPDFYEEAPLPG
- the Ae2 gene encoding anion exchange protein Ae2 isoform X3, which encodes MENTRRKLSFLGFGKRVSVDGHGTETGPELDEEMEKVFAMDAGEKFDVARLGSLSESAGSDRDRDRDRDRDRGPPPRYSDRDFNQHRKRSYPHPYIPLKSLHSRSMRRHLSPEGSTAEVGQEEENGQQQVQGGNGSGREGDAMDNGLSSSSVPDVDEETAEETAEETENVLSSESEAPISERAASGFSDSSPPVGSPRVQFQNIKEEDVPSHPSKRDEPPGSPETAPVPAAGAHDEDRKCRRHQKHEHKRHHHKSRKYSLQEDPQWRKRSGAGLPDGSSVLARRVSVQPEEASTLQELDIDDLESHRSDDPRGMRRHKAAYSTVQIGRKKEGGIPHDTFKKMYDHSPHEVFVQLDELHGVGEEREWRETARWIKYEEDVEEGADRWGRPHVASLSFHSLLNLRRCLETGVVLLDLEGKDLPGLAHRVVEQMVIEELILPEDEAVVKRALLLRHKHVHDHDRGFRFGGKRTYSSYNSLQNLNDSKPKIVSSKLISDGNHTVVDIKEEMTYTSSNEDLKRGGQNEYILKRIPAGAEATVVLVGAVDFLDQPTIAFVRLAKGVIMSSITEVNIPVRFMFTLLGPRNGDLDYHEIGRSIATLMANTSFHKIAYKANERRELLSAINEFLDDSIVLPPGDWERQALLPFSELKAKSEAIRNRKAKALEEKSKPVQSEAAVKKALLAGEEEKKPPGDDDPLRRTKRPFGGLINDIKRRYPFYLSDFTDGLSSSCLAAAIFMYFAALCTAITFGGLMSDKTNDVIGISETLVSGSWTGIVMALFSTQPLVIIGTTGPLLLFDESLYNFCRANDLEFLTVRVYVGAWMGIIALAIASVEGSVLVRLFTRFTEEIFTGLISLLYIVETFIKLYNYFAKNPLLDEYSFVPETNQTLGFVTEVNVTEMKVVSPITGDIETLSMEQPRVLIPGRNLTGLLINQPNTALMCTILCLGTFLGAYYLRIFRNSHYLGRSARRAFGDFGVPISIIVFALMDYLAKVKTEKLLVPEGLSPTIADRSWIVSPGGLKKPIPLWMAMACIVPALLVYILVFMETQISELIIDKKERKLRKGNGYHMDIVVVCLMNVGCGLMGAPWCCAASVRSLTHVSAVTVMSRTHAPGDKPHIVEVKEQRVSALLVAILIGVSVLMAPLLRRVPMSVLLGVFLYMGISSTNGVQLFDRVKLFFMPVKHHGTANYVRRVQTYKMHIFTLIQILCLTVLWIVKSTRAALALPFFLILMIPLRAQMSHFFTAAELRALDSKGSDHESFEEEPDFYEEAPLPG